The following coding sequences are from one Granulicella arctica window:
- a CDS encoding TolC family protein, with product MQAVACIALTLMSATQQGLAQQTQTSPTAPAAPQQVVNDTTGQPGLPQAPQAKLTEPLYLRDTGKDYTRGRGNFFKNPLLRYAANDFILPRLTNTPRLDGLLRDGKIYLSLSDAILLALENNFDIAIARINLDIADTDILRTKAGQTFRGVSTGIVAGTLGGSTTTITSGGGPGGTSSASGGAGTGANGLVLSTNGGGPVPEVLDPVLTGTASYEAASTVQTTPVLAGLPTGQDTLNNNTSTYDVAYNQGFLTGTQLQVGFNNTRQTTNGGFTSYSPLLQSNFRATATQHLLQGFGPGINGRFILQAKNNRRITDSAFRQQVLYTINQVENIYWGLVSAYEDEQAKERALGQSTQLTADNRKQLEIGTLAPLDVVNSDSSVASDKQALIASKTNLEYQQLIMKQAIARNLNDPQLASAPVVPTDRVGLDRLPEEDMPVDDLVRVAYTNNPQIEQAVLNMKNNEITIKAEKNGLLPIVDAYAFYGASAVGGSPNPNLSTGIFGGSSTPVPSINYGNVFQNLFNSTSPDKGFGVNVTIPIRNRAAQADQARSQMEYRQSQMRLQQLYTQIRIQVINGQYALTNDRAQVMAAQAGQTFANQSLDAEQKKYRLGASTTANVLQQGRNLAIAENTLISATAAYAKDRAALLQLLSNTLEKYSISLQGAATGVVDNAPIVPGLTAPKGPEAPKPISGTPAPVQP from the coding sequence TTGCAGGCAGTAGCGTGTATCGCGCTGACATTGATGAGCGCCACGCAGCAGGGTCTAGCGCAGCAGACACAGACGAGCCCGACGGCACCGGCGGCTCCGCAGCAGGTTGTGAATGACACAACTGGACAGCCGGGTCTGCCGCAGGCTCCGCAGGCCAAGCTGACTGAGCCACTCTACCTTCGCGACACAGGCAAAGATTACACGCGCGGGCGTGGCAACTTCTTTAAGAACCCCTTACTTCGCTATGCGGCAAATGACTTTATCTTGCCGCGCCTGACGAACACTCCTCGGCTTGATGGACTGCTTCGCGACGGCAAGATCTACCTGAGCTTGTCAGATGCGATCCTGCTTGCGCTTGAGAATAACTTCGATATCGCGATTGCTCGCATCAACCTCGACATTGCGGATACGGATATTCTGCGAACCAAGGCTGGCCAGACATTTCGCGGCGTTTCGACGGGTATTGTTGCGGGTACGCTTGGCGGTTCTACGACCACGATTACGAGTGGTGGTGGTCCGGGCGGCACGTCGAGTGCATCGGGCGGCGCGGGTACCGGTGCTAATGGTCTCGTACTGAGCACGAATGGCGGAGGCCCGGTGCCAGAGGTTCTGGATCCTGTGCTCACGGGTACGGCAAGCTATGAAGCGGCGTCGACCGTGCAAACGACCCCAGTACTAGCTGGTCTTCCTACCGGCCAGGACACACTGAACAACAACACTTCGACCTACGACGTGGCTTACAACCAGGGATTTCTGACTGGCACGCAACTGCAGGTAGGTTTCAACAACACGCGACAGACGACGAACGGCGGCTTTACGAGCTACAGCCCGCTGCTGCAGTCCAACTTTCGAGCTACGGCAACACAGCATCTTCTGCAGGGATTTGGACCGGGTATCAACGGTCGCTTCATCCTGCAGGCAAAGAATAACCGCCGCATCACGGACTCAGCGTTCCGTCAGCAGGTGCTGTATACGATCAACCAGGTTGAGAACATCTATTGGGGCCTGGTGAGTGCGTATGAGGACGAGCAGGCTAAGGAACGCGCGCTTGGGCAGTCCACGCAACTGACGGCGGATAATCGCAAGCAGCTTGAGATTGGCACACTGGCTCCGCTGGACGTGGTGAACTCGGACAGCTCGGTTGCTTCGGACAAGCAGGCGCTGATCGCTTCGAAGACGAACCTTGAGTATCAGCAGCTGATCATGAAGCAGGCGATTGCGCGCAATCTGAACGATCCTCAGCTGGCGAGTGCTCCGGTTGTTCCGACGGATCGTGTTGGATTGGACCGTCTGCCCGAAGAAGATATGCCGGTCGATGATCTCGTTCGCGTGGCTTACACGAACAATCCGCAGATCGAGCAGGCTGTTCTCAACATGAAGAACAACGAAATCACCATCAAAGCTGAGAAGAATGGCTTGCTGCCGATCGTTGACGCGTACGCCTTCTACGGTGCGAGTGCGGTTGGTGGATCGCCGAACCCGAATCTGAGCACCGGTATCTTTGGCGGCTCGAGCACGCCGGTTCCGTCAATCAACTACGGCAATGTGTTTCAGAATCTCTTCAACAGCACTTCGCCAGACAAGGGCTTTGGTGTCAATGTGACGATTCCGATTCGCAACCGGGCGGCTCAGGCGGACCAGGCTCGATCGCAGATGGAGTACCGTCAGTCGCAGATGCGTCTGCAGCAGCTTTACACGCAGATTCGTATCCAGGTGATCAATGGGCAGTATGCGTTGACGAACGACCGTGCACAGGTGATGGCGGCTCAGGCTGGTCAGACATTTGCAAATCAGAGCCTCGATGCCGAACAGAAGAAGTACCGGCTTGGTGCTTCGACGACGGCGAATGTGCTGCAGCAGGGACGTAACCTTGCGATTGCGGAGAACACGTTGATCTCTGCGACTGCGGCGTATGCGAAGGATCGTGCGGCGCTGCTACAGCTTCTTTCAAATACGTTGGAGAAGTACAGCATCAGCCTGCAGGGAGCAGCGACCGGCGTTGTGGATAACGCCCCGATTGTTCCTGGCCTGACGGCACCGAAGGGGCCTGAGGCTCCGAAGCCGATCTCGGGGACGCCGGCACCTGTACAGCCGTAG
- the truA gene encoding tRNA pseudouridine(38-40) synthase TruA, with the protein MILHVSSTVTCFTAEIIMQTWKTILTYDGTPFHGWQIQPELTTVQGTLASAIHHITGESVLPQGSGRTDTGVHALGQVATFTLDCAIPAENLHRALNHALPQSIRVLATEAVASDFHARHSAIGKSYEYRIYPSGIEKGQPGKICSPMLAPYVWDCPLVLNLALLQEAAHHVLGTHDFTSFAAADPDRTTRHAAAAELPVHATNVRTLSCSCWQQSDSLYIYRVTGSGFLHHMVRNLVGTFVDVACGRIAADTIPSILEAQDRSAAGPTAPARGLFLVKVDY; encoded by the coding sequence GTGATCCTCCATGTATCCTCCACCGTAACCTGCTTCACCGCTGAAATCATCATGCAGACCTGGAAAACGATCCTCACCTACGACGGCACACCCTTTCATGGATGGCAGATCCAGCCCGAGCTCACTACCGTACAGGGAACTCTGGCGAGCGCTATTCATCACATCACCGGCGAAAGTGTCCTTCCACAAGGCTCAGGCCGCACCGATACCGGCGTGCATGCCCTCGGTCAGGTCGCCACCTTTACGCTCGATTGCGCCATCCCCGCCGAGAATCTACACCGCGCCCTCAATCACGCTCTGCCGCAGAGCATCCGCGTCCTCGCCACCGAAGCCGTCGCCTCCGACTTCCACGCCCGCCACAGCGCCATAGGTAAATCGTACGAGTACCGCATCTATCCCAGCGGCATCGAAAAAGGACAGCCCGGGAAAATCTGCTCTCCCATGCTCGCTCCGTATGTATGGGATTGTCCTCTGGTCCTCAACCTCGCGCTCCTTCAAGAGGCCGCACACCACGTTCTTGGCACACACGACTTCACCTCCTTCGCCGCCGCTGATCCTGACCGCACCACCCGCCATGCCGCTGCAGCCGAGCTTCCTGTCCACGCCACTAATGTCCGTACACTCTCCTGCTCCTGCTGGCAGCAAAGCGACAGCCTCTATATCTACCGCGTCACAGGCTCCGGCTTTCTCCACCACATGGTCCGCAATCTCGTCGGCACCTTCGTGGACGTAGCATGTGGCCGCATCGCAGCCGACACCATCCCCTCAATCCTCGAAGCTCAGGACCGCTCTGCCGCCGGGCCAACCGCACCTGCACGAGGCCTCTTCCTCGTCAAAGTGGACTACTAA
- a CDS encoding M20/M25/M40 family metallo-hydrolase: MPIAFGSAAAQSRIARLAALTPVHRAFHWLHLHQPQLKQWQIEMTAIPAPPFEENIRAAWFLDRFTALGLNHIHTDGIGNALAELPAPDAGESSPCILISAHLDTVFPPGTLCTPTEHEGRLLAPGICDNAAGLTGLLAIAASLRYAKITPPLTILFAANVGEEGQGDLRGMKHLFENGAYKGRIVSAIALEGSGTNAVVTRALGSRRFRLTVVGPGGHSWSDAGTPNPILILGEVLKAFSEVDLPANPRTTLNTGMISGGTSINSIPESASALLDLRSTDPLQLETIEARLRQICGRFDPRKDDTREASATPVTLETIGDRPAGELPDDSPLLQTIRAVDRHLTLRTEPRIGSTDANLPLALGIPAVAIGAGGIGGGIHTLQEWYDPTGREIALRRILLTLLDTAEVASAARR; this comes from the coding sequence ATGCCCATCGCCTTCGGCTCTGCAGCCGCACAGTCCCGCATCGCGCGCCTTGCCGCGCTCACACCCGTTCATCGCGCCTTCCACTGGCTGCATCTCCATCAGCCGCAGCTCAAACAGTGGCAGATTGAGATGACAGCCATCCCTGCACCCCCCTTCGAAGAAAACATCCGGGCAGCCTGGTTCCTCGACCGATTCACCGCCCTTGGCCTCAATCACATTCACACCGACGGCATCGGCAACGCCCTCGCAGAGCTCCCCGCGCCTGACGCAGGCGAGTCCTCACCCTGCATCCTTATCTCCGCTCATCTCGATACCGTCTTCCCCCCCGGCACCTTATGCACCCCAACGGAGCATGAAGGACGCCTGCTCGCCCCGGGCATCTGCGACAACGCCGCTGGTCTCACCGGTCTCCTGGCTATCGCCGCATCCCTCCGCTACGCAAAGATCACGCCACCCCTCACCATCCTCTTCGCCGCAAATGTAGGCGAGGAAGGTCAAGGTGATCTCCGGGGCATGAAGCACCTCTTCGAAAACGGGGCCTACAAGGGACGAATCGTCTCGGCGATTGCCCTCGAGGGCAGCGGCACGAATGCGGTCGTCACCCGAGCCCTTGGCAGCCGCCGCTTTCGCCTCACCGTAGTCGGGCCCGGAGGCCACTCCTGGTCAGACGCCGGTACCCCAAATCCCATCCTCATCTTGGGCGAGGTCCTCAAAGCCTTCAGCGAGGTCGATCTTCCGGCAAATCCGCGCACAACCCTCAACACGGGCATGATCTCCGGCGGCACATCCATCAACTCGATCCCCGAATCGGCAAGCGCCCTCCTCGATCTCCGCTCGACCGATCCCTTGCAGTTGGAGACCATAGAAGCCCGGCTACGTCAGATCTGTGGCCGCTTCGATCCCCGCAAAGACGACACCCGCGAAGCCAGCGCCACTCCCGTAACCCTCGAAACCATCGGCGACCGCCCCGCCGGGGAGCTCCCCGACGACTCCCCGCTCCTCCAGACCATCCGCGCCGTGGACCGCCACCTCACCCTCCGCACCGAGCCCCGCATTGGCTCAACCGACGCCAACCTGCCCCTCGCCCTTGGCATTCCCGCCGTGGCCATCGGCGCGGGCGGTATCGGCGGCGGCATCCACACCCTGCAGGAGTGGTATGACCCCACCGGCCGCGAGATCGCCCTCCGCCGCATCCTTCTCACTCTCCTCGACACTGCCGAAGTCGCCTCCGCCGCCCGCCGCTGA
- a CDS encoding amidohydrolase, with protein MTPPAARSPSAASFSLSSTLPKSPPPPAADIISARTLGTLHLVNLFRTTLLAASTLATAALPAQTVDTIYFHGTILTGAHLHKDDPSATPPTVTALAIASGKIIATGTDVEILKLKTPQTKLIDLQNAFAMPGFNDAHTHIANAGQQKLSADLIGTTSLADMQARIKAYAATTKPGTWLRGGGWDHTLWASKTLPTRADLDAVTAGHPAVFYRVDGHIVIANTAALAAASIIPSTPDPEGGKIDRDGEGTPTGIVREIPAITLIERKIPPLDNDTRRRALQLSIADALAHGVTSVQDFSEWDDFLVLEELEHAGKLKLRVSEWLDFNLPLPVLQQRRASHPADDPLLHIGMLKAFMDGSLGSRTAALEEPYADEPGNSGIPRYDEDKLNLMATERAAAGFQLGFHAIGDRANEIALNAFSAAEQTAVPANHPTPPNHPDAAVVQADSRDYTVADLRLRIEHAQVLRPEDFDRFARLGIIASMQPSHLLTDMAWATARLGPERAKSAYAWHSFLDHGVTLAFGTDYPVESINPFRGLYAATTRQNEAGTQTFQPQEKISIQEALYAYTQASAYAEFRDHQLGRLEPGYLADFVVLDHDPTTASPHQILYTRVIQTIVNGENVYTAPSAGSGSAH; from the coding sequence ATGACCCCACCGGCCGCGAGATCGCCCTCCGCCGCATCCTTCTCACTCTCCTCGACACTGCCGAAGTCGCCTCCGCCGCCCGCCGCTGACATCATCTCTGCCCGTACCCTTGGTACACTCCACCTCGTGAACCTCTTCCGCACGACACTCCTCGCCGCATCCACTCTCGCTACCGCCGCCTTGCCCGCCCAGACTGTAGACACCATCTACTTTCACGGCACCATCCTTACCGGAGCCCACCTCCACAAGGACGATCCATCGGCGACCCCGCCCACCGTAACCGCGCTCGCCATCGCCTCCGGAAAGATCATAGCCACCGGCACCGACGTCGAGATCCTCAAGCTCAAAACGCCGCAGACAAAGCTTATCGACCTTCAAAACGCCTTCGCCATGCCCGGCTTCAACGATGCCCACACCCACATCGCCAACGCTGGCCAGCAAAAGCTCTCCGCCGACCTCATCGGCACCACCTCGCTAGCCGACATGCAGGCCCGCATCAAGGCCTACGCCGCCACCACCAAACCCGGCACATGGCTCCGTGGCGGCGGTTGGGACCACACCCTCTGGGCCTCGAAGACCCTTCCCACCCGCGCCGATCTCGATGCCGTCACCGCAGGGCACCCCGCCGTCTTCTACCGTGTCGACGGCCACATCGTCATCGCCAACACCGCCGCGCTCGCCGCCGCCAGCATCATTCCCTCGACCCCCGACCCCGAAGGCGGCAAGATCGACCGCGACGGAGAGGGCACCCCTACCGGCATCGTTCGCGAGATCCCCGCCATCACCCTCATCGAGCGCAAAATCCCCCCGCTCGATAACGACACACGCCGACGCGCACTCCAACTCTCCATCGCCGACGCCCTCGCCCACGGCGTCACCTCCGTACAGGACTTCTCCGAGTGGGACGACTTCCTCGTCCTCGAAGAACTCGAGCACGCCGGCAAACTCAAGCTCCGCGTCAGCGAGTGGCTCGACTTCAACCTGCCTCTTCCCGTCCTCCAGCAGCGCCGCGCCAGCCACCCCGCCGACGATCCCCTCCTCCACATCGGCATGCTCAAAGCCTTCATGGACGGCTCACTCGGCTCCCGTACCGCCGCCCTTGAAGAGCCGTACGCCGACGAGCCCGGCAACTCCGGCATCCCGCGCTACGATGAGGACAAGCTCAACCTGATGGCCACTGAGCGTGCCGCCGCAGGCTTTCAACTCGGCTTCCACGCCATCGGTGACCGCGCCAACGAGATCGCCCTCAACGCCTTTTCCGCCGCCGAGCAGACCGCCGTTCCCGCCAACCACCCCACGCCGCCCAACCATCCCGACGCCGCTGTCGTTCAGGCAGACTCGCGCGATTACACCGTCGCCGACCTCCGCCTCCGTATCGAGCACGCGCAAGTCCTCCGCCCCGAAGACTTCGACCGCTTCGCTCGCCTGGGCATTATCGCTTCCATGCAGCCCAGCCATCTCCTCACCGACATGGCGTGGGCCACCGCCCGTCTCGGGCCCGAGCGCGCAAAATCCGCCTACGCCTGGCACTCCTTCCTCGATCACGGCGTCACCCTCGCCTTCGGAACCGACTACCCAGTCGAATCCATCAACCCCTTCCGCGGCCTCTACGCCGCCACCACCCGCCAGAACGAGGCCGGTACCCAGACCTTCCAGCCGCAGGAGAAGATCTCCATCCAGGAAGCCCTATACGCCTACACACAAGCCTCCGCCTATGCAGAGTTCCGCGACCACCAGCTAGGCCGTCTCGAACCCGGCTATCTTGCCGACTTCGTTGTGCTCGACCATGACCCCACCACCGCCTCCCCGCACCAGATCCTCTACACCAGGGTCATCCAAACCATCGTCAATGGTGAGAATGTCTACACCGCACCCTCTGCAGGATCAGGATCAGCCCACTAG
- a CDS encoding DMT family transporter codes for MRPSTLAHLLLIAVVAVWGATFVLVKDAFRDISPLLFNLLRMALAFLALALINRRELRTLTRKSILSGLFVGAFLGAGYQFQTAGLARTTPAKAAFITGLIVVFVPLFTIIPRLRPKGANAPGLATIAGALFAFSGLLLLTTPAGTALAHIFATIGLGDLLVLLCALAFAAHLLALARASLHLSAGLLATLQIGAATLLMAVTLPFDGRPVLHLTGRLVFALAITSLFATAAAFTIQSYAQQHLSPSHTALILTLEPVFAWLTSILILHEHLGPRALTGALLILIGIAIIELLPNRSAPTPIPA; via the coding sequence ATGCGGCCCAGCACCCTCGCCCATCTGCTCCTCATCGCCGTGGTCGCGGTATGGGGAGCCACGTTCGTCCTCGTTAAAGACGCATTCCGCGACATCTCGCCGCTCCTCTTCAACCTGCTCCGCATGGCCTTGGCATTCCTTGCCCTTGCCCTCATCAACCGCCGCGAGTTGCGCACCCTCACCCGCAAGTCCATCCTCTCCGGCCTCTTCGTTGGAGCCTTCCTCGGAGCGGGCTATCAGTTCCAGACCGCTGGCCTCGCCCGCACCACCCCCGCCAAAGCCGCATTCATTACCGGCCTCATCGTCGTCTTCGTTCCCCTCTTCACCATCATCCCCCGGCTTCGTCCAAAGGGGGCCAACGCCCCCGGGCTCGCCACGATCGCCGGAGCCCTGTTCGCCTTTTCAGGCCTCCTCCTCCTCACCACCCCTGCCGGAACCGCACTCGCCCACATCTTCGCCACCATCGGCCTCGGCGACCTCCTCGTCCTTCTTTGCGCGCTCGCCTTCGCCGCCCACCTTCTTGCGCTCGCGCGCGCCTCCCTCCACCTCTCCGCGGGCCTGCTCGCCACCCTCCAGATCGGAGCCGCAACCCTCCTTATGGCCGTCACCCTACCCTTCGACGGCCGACCGGTCCTTCACCTCACCGGAAGACTCGTCTTTGCGCTTGCCATCACCAGCCTGTTCGCTACTGCCGCCGCCTTCACGATCCAGAGCTACGCCCAGCAGCACCTCTCTCCTTCCCACACCGCCCTCATCCTCACCCTGGAACCCGTCTTCGCCTGGCTCACCTCCATCCTCATCCTGCACGAGCACCTCGGACCTCGCGCCCTCACCGGAGCGCTCCTGATCCTCATCGGCATCGCCATCATCGAATTGCTCCCCAACCGCTCCGCTCCCACACCTATCCCGGCTTAA